The genomic segment GGGTGAAATGTAGGGAATATCATGCAGGAATCTAGAATTAGTTTGATGTTTATTTTACCTGATAACTGACGAGATTGTGCTGCTTTGGATCACAAGTTGTAATTGCATCTTGAAGTTTCTACTCATTCTTACGCATGCGCTATGGCGCTTGAAAAACAATGCCTTTTTTATTTTGTGAAATAGCTTTTTGATTTATACTAATGTAGGGAATATCATGCAGGAATCTAAAATTAGTTTGATGTTCATTTTACCTGATAACTGACGAGATTGTGCTGCTTTGGTTCACAAGTTGTAATTGCATCCTTTAGTTTCTACTCATTATTACGCATTCGCTATGGCACTTGAAAAACAATGTCTTTTTCATTTTGTGACTTGGCTTCTTGATTTATACTAGGTATTGAGTTTCTTCTGGAAACTGGCAATAAATGATTTTAGTAGTTTGTCTTTGGTATTGATTACATTTCAATATTTGTCTGATGATGTAAAGCTGGAAAGGAAGTTAATTTGTGTAGCGTATCTCGTAAGGAATCCTTAAATTACTGCTGCCTTTTTCTCTACTATGGATGCTTTCTCTTTCAGAAAAGAGAGTCGGATATTAGTTTGTTAGGGGCTGAATGTCTATCTGTTATCTCTTAACATCTGACTTTCTCTATCAGTAACAAGTTCATCACTGATAGTGAACTTGCCCGTGGCCACATTCTTACTAATCAGCCTTCGCTACTTATCTCTGGATCTTGATATGCGAAGGAAAGCCGCAACTTACAAATCCAAACCAACATCCTCTGACAATTCTATTGGGAGAAAACCTTTCGAGGATTTCAAAGTTACTGGAAGGGCCAACTGGAAGCACAAGGTGAATTCACCTGTTGTTGAGGACGCAATTGGTCAATTCACTGGACACATTGTTTCAGAGTGGGTGACAGACCTATGGTACTGCCGCATAACTCCTGATAGACAAGGCCCAGAAGAATTAGCGCTGATCATCAATGGTATATTTGGAGAAATGTCAAATCGCATGAGAAATATTAATCTCATAGATCTTTTAACAAGGTACCGAATAATTGTTTCTTTATTCACATTGGTTTTAATGCTTTAACTGGATGATTTTTTGACTGGTATAACACAGGGatatcatcaatctcttgagcaGTAGGCTGGAACTTTTTCGTTCTTGTAAGAGCAAAATTGAGAAGCAACAGTCCAGATTTTTGACCATTGCAGAGAGAGATGTCGAACTGAAAGTTGTGCTGGCTGCTGAAAATAAACTGCATCCTGCTTTATTTTCCGCTAAAGCTGAGCATAAGGTTCTTATTTTGGTTTATCCTCTTTGCAGCTAGTATGGGATGCACAATCTTGTAACAATGCTTTTTGTAGGCAGAAGCAATTATGTGGTCCATATGAAGGGTAATGTTTTCCTTTTGTCAATCCTTTGTTCTAACAGGTTCTCCAGCATGTTATGGATGGTCTCATTTTATTTACATTCAAGCCTGAGGATCTGCATTGCTCCCTATTTCGCTATATTGTCAGGGAACTCCTAGCTTGTGCTGTTATGCGACCAGTCTTAAATCTTGCTAATCCAAGGTAAGTGTACTATTTATTCTGCTTCTTGAAATACAGTATTTCCGCTCTTTATGCTCATCACAATTTATTGTCAGGTTTATTAATGAGAGAATTGAATCTTTAATAATTTCTGCTAGCAAGAGTGATAAAGGAAGTAAGGAATCAAGCACAACCTCACGGGAGGTAGATGGATCTTCAAAGATATCATCTGATCATATTTCAGGGTTTCCAGATCCCTCTGTTAAGGGTGTTGAACTGGTACCATTGAAGAAGGACCAGAATAAAAAAGATCCAGAGTATCCTTCATCTAACAATGTGAATGGTGCGGTTCTTTCTAAGGATCCACTGCTTTCCACGGATCCACAATCTACCCGTTCGTGGAATTATGTGCCAGAAATTCAGAATAATGAGGGAATAGGAATTCAGCGACATCGCTCTGGAGCAGAATGGGGTGATATGCTGGATGTGTTTTCACGAAGGAAAAATGAGGCTCTGACTCCAGAACATTTAGACAATTTGTGGACCAAAGGAAGAGGCTACAAAAAGGAAGACAAAAACCAGTCGGCTGCTCCGTCGCAAAGGAACTCTTTGTTGGGGGTATCTGATTCTGTGGAACAGTCACAAGGGCTTTCTGAGCAAAAGAAAACGGAGTGGGAAACCAAGGGTAGTGTTTTGGAGAAAAATGTTTCTAACTCTGGATATAATGAATGCCCTGTGGCACCCACTACTTCACTATATGAAGAGGAAAATGAACATGGAAATGTACCTTCTGATGGGGTCGAATCATGGAGAAGCAGCTGTACTGAGGATGAAGACACCAACAATATTACAGGTCTTGATACTCCTGGCGTTAAAGTCTGGGAtagtaaaaataaaagaaatttcaGTAACATTCATCACCCTCTTGAAACTTTTGAGGCGCACAAGAATAGAAAGCCAAACAAAGCGCGCCTTCATTCTAAGAAATTGCACATAACCAAGTCTGCAAAGAAAAGGTCTAGATCAAGTATTCGTGATGAGATTGGCTGGCAAGAGGTTGAAAGAACAAGTTCTTTGTTGAGACGGATGCAGGGTAAAGAGAATTTGTCCTGCGTAAATGTCAAACCTGGAAACTTAAGTGAGGATTCTGAGGCTGAACAGACAGACAGAATTTGTAGTGGAGCAACAACTTCATCATCTATGTCTTTGGCTTCGTTACCTGAAAGTCATAGTTTAGTAGCTAAATCGGCAAAAAATTCAATTATTGCCAATTCGTTTTTCAGGTTAAGATGTGAGGTACTCCATTCACATCATAAACTTTCTGCCAGTCGCACTATGCCAAACCTGGATGTGTTTTATGATTGTAGATCTGAAGGATGGGAATTTATTTCTTTATGCAGGTAATAGGTGCCAATATTGTTAAGAGTGGGTCTAAAACATTTACTATTTATTCCATATCAGTTACAGATGTTAATAATAACAGTTGGTCCATCAAAAGAAGGTACAAACCTGTTCTGCAAACTTTCCACTTTATCCATTGTTTTCTATAATTATACCTTTGTTCGGGATTCAACATCCTTATTTTAATTAGCACAATTTTATAGATGAGAACAGAAAAAGTTATTTTTCTGTGCAACTTTTCTATCCCTTTTGACAAATCGAGGTCTTAAAATCTTTGAGGGACAAAAGCAAATGTCAATCCTATGACTGGAGAaatcaaaaaaacaaaaaagttgtTGAGTCCTGAACAGAATGAAACCCTGTGTACAAAGAGGTACACTTTCCATATGCTTGTCCATTATCTGACTTTATGATCACAGATTTCGTCATTTTGAGGAGTTACATAGGCGCCTTAAAGATTTTCCGGAATATAATCTCCACTTGCCGCCAAAGCATTTCCTCTCAACTGCTTTAGATGTACTCATCATTCAAGAACGTTGTAAATTACTTGACCAGTACTTGAAGGTCGTCATTAGTACACTTTATATTCATGTCCTATTCCTTTGTCTGAGTTTGCCATTTTAcatctttttgtttgttttagcTTGTAAGTATGCTTGACATTTACCGTGAAATAGGAGATTTAGAAGTTGATAAATTGATTTAAGGAGGAGAGTTTCTATACTATGAGacaaattcgaggttataagaTGTGAgagcttttgtgtgtttttggaGCATATCAGAAGAGTGAATGCTTGTGATGAGCTATTCTCTGATAATAAGTTGTCAATCATTTTGAGCAAACATGTATACGGAAAAGTAATATCTTTCAAGATCTGTCTTTACTTGGGTTGGATTAAGGAacttaaaatttcttaaaaacctATTTGGTGGCTTCTTATTTTTTCTGGACTAGCTTATAAATTTTCAACCAATTATTTCCAGAGATCACGATCTtctctatggattttgtttgaATCTACACACGCTAAGTCGTAAAACATATTACAAACTCCTCCTGAATTCATTTGGAGAATACTTCTGTACAGTATTAatgaatgatgattaatgattattgattttttcTTATCCATAGATGTCTGCAGTTTTGTTTTGGCAGGCATAATAGCATAATCATATTCCTACTACAAGGGTTATAATATGATTTAACGGAAATCacctttgtttttaattagtttctTTGTTTTGCTCACCTGATAGAACTGTAACTACCTTTGGTGAATTAGTTTTCTCTGTTTTGTGCTTCGTAATGACAAAACAAATTAATATGTCTGCAATTCTTCCATGTTCTAGAAACATGACAAGCCATGATGTTTGGATCACCTGTGAAAAAGGTCACTGTCCCTGGACCACATTGATGTTGGCCATACAATATTGTTGTTACATCCCATCTGTGTTCATGCATCAGGAAAACAGTGCAGTGTCTATGGCCTATAATTTCTTTCCATTTTCTGCAGAAGCTTCTGCAGCTTCCTACTGTTTCGTGCTCCATtgaagtttgggattttttaaGCGTTGATTCTCAGGTTTGGCATATTTCATTCTCAAAAGCTTAATTTCGGATCTTTATATGGGTTTCCCCATCTGTGCTTGACCTGATTATTGTCTGAATACTGCAGATgtatatattttcaaattcaTTATCTATTGTCGAGACCATTGCAGGTGAAATGTCACTATAAGCTGCAGGCTTTCCTCTCTAGATCCTCAGTTTACTTTTTTACATTTTAAATCTGGTTTGCATTTCAGTTGACCGTAATGCCACAGTAAATGAAAAGAGGAAGGAAAATTGGGATACCGCAGGGCCATTACATGATGTGTTTTCATCTGAAAAAGAGAATTTCAGCAACGGATCAcagttgaaaataaaaaatcaggCTCTTTCTTCTTCGAAAAAGTCTGAACCCAGTAACAACTCAGAAAATGtagatcaaaataaaataagttcAGCCAGAAATTTGGGAAGAATAAACAGAGAACAGAAAGCTTCACATTCCATTGAGACTTCTGATCCGGCCCTCCCCAGTGAGGTCATTACGAATTCTTTTCATTTGGCTATGCTGTTGGTTATGCACAATGCTCGACAGAATCTTTATTATTAACAATTATTTCActtgaaatttttaatttgttgtGCCTGTGATTTTGCTCGGTGATGATGATTTTCTTCCTACTTGCAGTTTATACCACCAAATCTAGGTATTCCCATTTTGGATTTGGTTGATGTCGTTTTGCAGCTTAATGATGGTGGCTGGATCAGGTATTTAGTATTGTGCTAACTGCATTTGGCCTCTGTATGATATGTCCTCTAAGTAAAATTAACGGGCTACTAAGTCCtccattttttaaaacataagcTTAGAACTCTCTATGTTTTAACTGTATTCGGCCTTCGTAGATAACAGGCTACTAAGTCTGCATTCGGCTAAGTGCAGACTTAAATGATCGTGGCTGGATCAGGTATTTAGTATTGCGCTAACTGCATTCGACCTCCGTATGATACGTCCTCTTAAGTAAAATTAACAAGATACTGGGTCCTCCATTTTTTTAAACACAAGCTTAGAACTCCCTATGTTTAAAAGTTATATCTAGGGGTCACATGCAACGTGGAAGTTGTCAAATGGGGTCGAATGCAAATATCCCATTCCTATTTGAAACAAGAATTGGACAGAAACTATCTTGCTTGCATCTTTATTAATTCTGATATAGAATAAATACATGTTTGTCCGATATAAGCAATGATAATCATGAAAATCCCTAACTGATCTAATCAAATCCTATTCTATCTTTATGATTATACTGTGTATATTTTCCTATTTCATCTAAGGAAAAAATACAATAGAATATATTTCCAATAATATCCAACACTTCCACTCAAGCGTAGGAATAGATATTTCGCATTCCAAGCTTGTTTAGTAGATCTTCTTGACTTGGCCTAGGGAGACTCTTTGTTAGGATATCTGCCTCTTGTGCATGGGAAGAGATATAACATAAGTTGGAGCCTCTTTGCTCAATTTCATTCTTGATGAAGCTTCGATCAATTCATACATGTTTCATTCGATCATGCTGGATAGGATTTTTTACAATGCTAATGGCAGATTTGCTATCACTGTACAACTTGGTTGGATGGTGAGTAGGGATTTGCAAGTCCTGCATTAGTCTCTCAAGCCATGTAACTTCACACGTTCTTTGAGCAATAGCCCGAAACTCTGCTTCTGCACTACTTCTTGCAACAACGGTTTGTTTCTTATCTTACTCCTCCAAGTGACCAAGTTACCCCACAACTTGGTGCAATATCCTGAAGTTGATTTGCAATCTTCATTCCTTGCCCATTCATCATCAACATAACCTTCAATACTTTTGTTCTCATTTTTAAGGAACACCAGTCCTCTCCCAGGAGTTCCTTTCAGATATCTCAGAATATGATTTACCGTCTCTTGGTGTTTTTGGGTAGGTGAATGGATGTATTGACTAACAACACTCACAACATATGCAATTTCTGGTCGTGTAAGAGAGAGGTAAATCAATCTATTAACTAGGCGTTGGTATCTCCCCATGTCCACGGATGGCTCATCATCTTTAATCTTGTTCTTCCAATTTCTTTCCATTGGAGTACTCACTGGTTTGCATCCCAACTTCCCGGTTTCTTTCAGTAGTTCAATGGTGCATTTTCTCAGAGAAATGAGACATGAAAATACCTTCCTACTTCTAGCCACTTGCATCCCAAGGAAATATTTCAAGGGTCCCAAGTGTTTCAATTGGAATTCTTCCTTCAGCCGGATCTTGAGCTTATGAAACTCGGTAGTATCGTCTACGTACATACATAGTTGTCAAATGCGAGCGCCTTCACTAAGGCGATCCCAGGCACTCACCTGGACTAGCCTTGGAAGTAAAAGCGCGCTCCTgggtaaatttttttaattacttgtttaaacaagtaGCCCAAACCCAAACCCTAGCAACCAACGCCCCAACACTGGAATCAGAAGAAGAAAGATCTAAACAGAAGAACGAGGACATCCAAAATAATCAGAAAAAGACCGATTTCACATCTTTTGGATGAAGAGGACAAgaaattgatgttgatcaagAAAATGATGAAGACCAAGAAGAATATATGTCCGAAGTTCTGAGGACTCTGATGATTCGATGGAAGAAGATGGATTTGATTCGGatgattgaaatttttttagtcATATTACTAGTTACTATGActtaattatttcatattttaataaatttattctaagataaatatattcttttaaaaatttaaaatgcgCGCTTTGCTTCGGTAAGGCGTGCGGCCTCAGGCTCCATTGCCCTCGGTGCGTCTTGCGTCCTTGACAACTATGCATACACAATTAGAATGACTCTTTTATTAGCTTCCCCCTTTTTATGAACATAGTGTTGTGTGCCTCAATACTTAATGGGCCTGCCTAATAAGGACTTGGGCCCAAGAGTTTCCCGAGGCCTTGGAAGAATCTAGACGCGGGGGAGAGAGGAAAAAGGCGTGAAGTAGGGGGAACGCTGGGGTTTCATTGGGTTATTTTCCTTGAGAGTTTTGTAACTAGCATTGCTAAGGGAGAGCAAGAGCTCTTGTACGGAGTTAATTCACTGAGTTTACattttatatttcatatatataaACTTACATCTCAGCATTAAGAATTATTTTTTATCTATGAAATCAGTCTGACCTGCCGGATTATCCATCGGACGAGAAGAAGAAAGGCAACCACACAATTTGAGGCAACGAGGCAAAGTAGTCGGTGCCGATATGAAACTTAAAGAATTATTAGTAACAGCTGGGAGTGCTTTTTCTCAGTCTTTCTAATCTCTGGATGAACTCCTCTCTCTTCTCAATCGAATTGAGGGACTTCTAGCCAAAGTAGACCAATCGCCCGCCGAATCCATGCAAACCGCTCTTTCACAACTTATGGGACATTAATAGCAGAAGATTTCCTGAAACATTCTGATGTTGATGTGAAGCTAGGAGTTGCTTCTTGATTCCGCGAGATTATTAGAATTACAGCAACCGTTGCTCTTTAGGATGATGACAAAATGAAGGAGGTATTTCAATTGATAGTATCGGTTTTTGAGGATTTCTCAGACAGTCGGACACCACCAGTAGATATTATTTTAAGGGGTAAGCATTCTCGAAACCATGGCTAAGGTAAGGTAATGTGTTATCATGTTGGATTTAGAACGCAATCAGGTGATTGTTGAGATGTTTGAGCACTTTATGAGGGCTGAAAAGGTTCATTACGACATTACTCGAATATTATTTTGAATCTATGGCAGCAGTGATGACTCGAGTTTTAGAAGAAAgtgaggatatgtctctagccTTACTCATTCCAATTATGGCTATCATGAAAAAGAACGAGGGAGTTTTGCAAAGTGCAAATAAATTGGTTGAGGAGGTTATTCAGAAGCACGCAAAGAAGCTTGGACCTTATTTTACTCAAGCATTACAAACTTCATATCAGGTGGTGACAGAGGAAGGAGCAGATGTGATTTCAAATTCTTTTACCGATAAGAAACAAATTGGGCTGGAGTACGAAGAGAGATAACGGATGGGATGGATATCCATGATTGTGAGAAACCCGGAACTTAAGCGCCATGGAGTTAATCATAGGGTATAATGGTTGGAAGATAGCCAATTCTTGTGAGCTTTCTGCTGGATTGGGGAAAGAGATGCACAATAGGTCCCTATAACAACTACTTCATATTTGTCATCGTTTTATAAAAATGATaaacccaagttgctatagaagtatATTGTAgctcattataaactcattttaaatctttaatttttaccaTGTGGGTGAAGAGGTATCACATGGATAGCCGTAGAGATTGAAGGAAAATATATGGGTTATCTCTCTTTTAATCCCAGTATTGTCTGTTGGAAAAAGGAGGAAGACCATGGCCCAGTTATATTTATTAGGGCTAGGGATTTCATACGTTAGTTTGAGGAGCAAATGTAGGCAATATGTTTCAATAGTAGTAAAAAAGAGATGGGGCAAACACAGTGGGTTCACTGGGTTGTGGAGGACCCAAAACTATAGTTAGCGCAACACTTTAAACAGCGCCTCTGCCCAGGAAATGGTACAGTGGGATCCGAATGCCCGTCTTCATCCAAATTCGCCCCCTTTGAGACGGTTGTTGTAATAGAACAtcctattttaaaaaaaaggtgACATCGCAGGAGATAAAAACGGTTGAGGAAGGGAGAATAACATTGGTATCCTTTTAGGGTCGGATAATACCCAGCGAAGACACATTTAAATGCTTTGGGATCAAGTTTACTtcgattgggttgtgttttatGGATATGGGCAGCGCAGCCCCACACTTTTGGAGACAACGAATTGAAAAGATTCACGGTTGAGAGGTAGTCAACAAAAACATTGAAAGGAGTTCTGAATTGAAGGGTCTTTGAAGGTGGgcgattaattaattaagcagaCGTGAGAATAGCCTCCCCCAATTTGTTGGACAACCCCATAACTTTGGTGGTGTATCCCATTATCCTCCAAATGACAATATTGACAAAACTCACGAGAAAAATATTCTCGACCATTATCTGTTCAAAGAACCTGGATGGTTAGAGATTACAATGAGGCGGGGGTGGGAGAGTTTGTATGTATGAGACGGATAATAAGTAATAACTTCTGGATTGTTTTGCAAAAACCAACACTTGCACTGAAACAAATCTTTTTCTTTATTGATGAAAAGACAAGGATACATCATCTGCATATAAGAGAAATTGGGATGTCCTAAACGTTGATGCCATAACATAATATCAGAATTAGAAACAACAAACAACGACCTTGTATTTTTTGACTTGATATTATTGAAATTCTAAACTCTCGAAAGGTAGTAAATGCCATCTTTTATTTCAGCAATGCCAATCATCTTCCCCAAAGAACGGTCCTGCAATTCACAATGAGAGGATAAAAAGGTTAAACACAATCCATATCACGCGTCAACTTACTAACAGACGACAAATTGTGTCAACTTAGGCGCAAAAAGAACGGATTTCAATATCATACAGGGTAAGAAAACCGTGCCCTGGCCCA from the Primulina tabacum isolate GXHZ01 chromosome 16, ASM2559414v2, whole genome shotgun sequence genome contains:
- the LOC142528828 gene encoding uncharacterized protein LOC142528828 isoform X1 is translated as MSSERQAVSVRDLVDEAKKRIVFLVICVVGLSYLMSLTSSSLIVNLPVATFLLISLRYLSLDLDMRRKAATYKSKPTSSDNSIGRKPFEDFKVTGRANWKHKVNSPVVEDAIGQFTGHIVSEWVTDLWYCRITPDRQGPEELALIINGIFGEMSNRMRNINLIDLLTRDIINLLSSRLELFRSCKSKIEKQQSRFLTIAERDVELKVVLAAENKLHPALFSAKAEHKVLQHVMDGLILFTFKPEDLHCSLFRYIVRELLACAVMRPVLNLANPRFINERIESLIISASKSDKGSKESSTTSREVDGSSKISSDHISGFPDPSVKGVELVPLKKDQNKKDPEYPSSNNVNGAVLSKDPLLSTDPQSTRSWNYVPEIQNNEGIGIQRHRSGAEWGDMLDVFSRRKNEALTPEHLDNLWTKGRGYKKEDKNQSAAPSQRNSLLGVSDSVEQSQGLSEQKKTEWETKGSVLEKNVSNSGYNECPVAPTTSLYEEENEHGNVPSDGVESWRSSCTEDEDTNNITGLDTPGVKVWDSKNKRNFSNIHHPLETFEAHKNRKPNKARLHSKKLHITKSAKKRSRSSIRDEIGWQEVERTSSLLRRMQGKENLSCVNVKPGNLSEDSEAEQTDRICSGATTSSSMSLASLPESHSLVAKSAKNSIIANSFFRLRCEVIGANIVKSGSKTFTIYSISVTDVNNNSWSIKRRFRHFEELHRRLKDFPEYNLHLPPKHFLSTALDVLIIQERCKLLDQYLKKLLQLPTVSCSIEVWDFLSVDSQMYIFSNSLSIVETIAVDRNATVNEKRKENWDTAGPLHDVFSSEKENFSNGSQLKIKNQALSSSKKSEPSNNSENVDQNKISSARNLGRINREQKASHSIETSDPALPSEFIPPNLGIPILDLVDVVLQLNDGGWIRRKAFWVAKQVLQLGMGDAFDDWLIEKIQLLRQGSVVASGIRRLEQILWPDGVFMTKHPARQKPPPTSPSDNSQRHQPSSPPSSHKIDDSHSLEEMQQKVAEQQAKLVYEVMIDKAPAAIVGLVGRKEYDLCAKDLYYFIQSSVFMKQLAFDLLQLLLLSAFPELSDVFRLLDEEKDKFGKLELN
- the LOC142528828 gene encoding uncharacterized protein LOC142528828 isoform X2; this encodes MSSERQAVSVRDLVDEAKKRIVFLVICVVGLSYLMSLTSSSLIVNLPVATFLLISLRYLSLDLDMRRKAATYKSKPTSSDNSIGRKPFEDFKVTGRANWKHKVNSPVVEDAIGQFTGHIVSEWVTDLWYCRITPDRQGPEELALIINGIFGEMSNRMRNINLIDLLTRDIINLLSSRLELFRSCKSKIEKQQSRFLTIAERDVELKVVLAAENKLHPALFSAKAEHKVLQHVMDGLILFTFKPEDLHCSLFRYIVRELLACAVMRPVLNLANPSKSDKGSKESSTTSREVDGSSKISSDHISGFPDPSVKGVELVPLKKDQNKKDPEYPSSNNVNGAVLSKDPLLSTDPQSTRSWNYVPEIQNNEGIGIQRHRSGAEWGDMLDVFSRRKNEALTPEHLDNLWTKGRGYKKEDKNQSAAPSQRNSLLGVSDSVEQSQGLSEQKKTEWETKGSVLEKNVSNSGYNECPVAPTTSLYEEENEHGNVPSDGVESWRSSCTEDEDTNNITGLDTPGVKVWDSKNKRNFSNIHHPLETFEAHKNRKPNKARLHSKKLHITKSAKKRSRSSIRDEIGWQEVERTSSLLRRMQGKENLSCVNVKPGNLSEDSEAEQTDRICSGATTSSSMSLASLPESHSLVAKSAKNSIIANSFFRLRCEVIGANIVKSGSKTFTIYSISVTDVNNNSWSIKRRFRHFEELHRRLKDFPEYNLHLPPKHFLSTALDVLIIQERCKLLDQYLKKLLQLPTVSCSIEVWDFLSVDSQMYIFSNSLSIVETIAVDRNATVNEKRKENWDTAGPLHDVFSSEKENFSNGSQLKIKNQALSSSKKSEPSNNSENVDQNKISSARNLGRINREQKASHSIETSDPALPSEFIPPNLGIPILDLVDVVLQLNDGGWIRRKAFWVAKQVLQLGMGDAFDDWLIEKIQLLRQGSVVASGIRRLEQILWPDGVFMTKHPARQKPPPTSPSDNSQRHQPSSPPSSHKIDDSHSLEEMQQKVAEQQAKLVYEVMIDKAPAAIVGLVGRKEYDLCAKDLYYFIQSSVFMKQLAFDLLQLLLLSAFPELSDVFRLLDEEKDKFGKLELN
- the LOC142528828 gene encoding uncharacterized protein LOC142528828 isoform X3; the protein is MKAATYKSKPTSSDNSIGRKPFEDFKVTGRANWKHKVNSPVVEDAIGQFTGHIVSEWVTDLWYCRITPDRQGPEELALIINGIFGEMSNRMRNINLIDLLTRDIINLLSSRLELFRSCKSKIEKQQSRFLTIAERDVELKVVLAAENKLHPALFSAKAEHKVLQHVMDGLILFTFKPEDLHCSLFRYIVRELLACAVMRPVLNLANPRFINERIESLIISASKSDKGSKESSTTSREVDGSSKISSDHISGFPDPSVKGVELVPLKKDQNKKDPEYPSSNNVNGAVLSKDPLLSTDPQSTRSWNYVPEIQNNEGIGIQRHRSGAEWGDMLDVFSRRKNEALTPEHLDNLWTKGRGYKKEDKNQSAAPSQRNSLLGVSDSVEQSQGLSEQKKTEWETKGSVLEKNVSNSGYNECPVAPTTSLYEEENEHGNVPSDGVESWRSSCTEDEDTNNITGLDTPGVKVWDSKNKRNFSNIHHPLETFEAHKNRKPNKARLHSKKLHITKSAKKRSRSSIRDEIGWQEVERTSSLLRRMQGKENLSCVNVKPGNLSEDSEAEQTDRICSGATTSSSMSLASLPESHSLVAKSAKNSIIANSFFRLRCEVIGANIVKSGSKTFTIYSISVTDVNNNSWSIKRRFRHFEELHRRLKDFPEYNLHLPPKHFLSTALDVLIIQERCKLLDQYLKKLLQLPTVSCSIEVWDFLSVDSQMYIFSNSLSIVETIAVDRNATVNEKRKENWDTAGPLHDVFSSEKENFSNGSQLKIKNQALSSSKKSEPSNNSENVDQNKISSARNLGRINREQKASHSIETSDPALPSEFIPPNLGIPILDLVDVVLQLNDGGWIRRKAFWVAKQVLQLGMGDAFDDWLIEKIQLLRQGSVVASGIRRLEQILWPDGVFMTKHPARQKPPPTSPSDNSQRHQPSSPPSSHKIDDSHSLEEMQQKVAEQQAKLVYEVMIDKAPAAIVGLVGRKEYDLCAKDLYYFIQSSVFMKQLAFDLLQLLLLSAFPELSDVFRLLDEEKDKFGKLELN